From one Anopheles cruzii chromosome 3, idAnoCruzAS_RS32_06, whole genome shotgun sequence genomic stretch:
- the LOC128273778 gene encoding low molecular weight phosphotyrosine protein phosphatase 1-like, producing the protein MKILFVCIGNSCRSPMAESVMRSVATKHGLTDWQIDSAALREWNVGRRPEERALTVLAENGLSSDHVGRQIVPQNFVHFDHIFGMDEGNVADLLARAPSECSAKIELLGNYRYKELDKIIFDPYFEHGIHGFRRCFDQIVICCENFVKLHK; encoded by the exons ATGAAGattctgtttgtttgcattg GAAACTCTTGCCGTTCGCCGATGGCCGAAAGTGTCATGCGGAGTGTCGCAACAAAGCACGGATTGACCGACTGGCAGATCGATAGTGCGGCGTTGCGCGAGTGGAACGTTGGCCGACGACCGGAAGAGCGAGCCCTGACGGTGTTGGCAGAGAATGGACTCTCGTCCGACCACGTCGGGCGACAAATCGTCCCGCAGAATTTCGTCCACTTTGACCACATTTTCGGCATGGACGAGGGCAACGTAGCCGACCTGCTGGCCCGGGCCCCGAGCGAGTGTAGCGCAAAAATAGAACTTCTCGGAAACTATCGCTACAAGGAGCTCGACAAGATCATCTTCGATCCGTACTTT GAACATGGCATCCACGGGTTCCGCCGGTGCTTCGATCAGATCGTGATATGCTGCGAGAACTTTGTGAAGTTGCACAAATGA